A genomic window from Wolbachia pipientis includes:
- a CDS encoding heme o synthase: MYTSVLLNVESTILDFWRLLKPRIMYLVVFTAVAGMVTAPGSMHPFLALISLICVALGSGSAGAINMWYDRDIDLLMKRTKNRPIPSGRVLAESALEFGITLGILSVFIMAIAVNYISAALLAVSILFYVFIYTIWLKRRTPQNIVIGGAAGAFPPMIGWAAVTNSVSWESFILFLVIFMWTPPHFWALSLNRSEDYASASIPMFNIVYGPEKTRKYILIYSVLLVLTSLLPALFLKKALLYLSIAIFAGCIFIWYAISILRFKNHNSQKQMFSYSISYLFSLFASIIFCSIDLF; this comes from the coding sequence ATGTACACAAGTGTTTTGCTAAATGTTGAATCAACAATACTGGATTTTTGGCGTTTGCTGAAGCCAAGGATAATGTATCTTGTGGTATTTACTGCAGTTGCTGGTATGGTTACTGCACCAGGTAGTATGCACCCTTTTCTAGCACTAATATCTCTTATATGTGTTGCTCTTGGCTCAGGATCTGCAGGTGCTATAAATATGTGGTATGACAGAGACATAGATCTGCTCATGAAAAGGACAAAAAACCGCCCTATACCCTCAGGCAGAGTTCTTGCAGAAAGTGCGCTTGAATTTGGTATAACTCTTGGAATATTGTCAGTATTTATCATGGCAATAGCAGTAAACTATATTTCTGCTGCTTTGCTTGCAGTTAGCATATTATTTTACGTTTTCATATATACAATTTGGCTAAAAAGGCGTACTCCGCAGAATATCGTTATCGGTGGTGCAGCTGGTGCTTTTCCTCCAATGATTGGCTGGGCAGCTGTGACTAATTCTGTCAGTTGGGAAAGTTTCATTTTATTTTTAGTAATTTTTATGTGGACTCCACCACACTTTTGGGCCCTATCTTTAAATAGGTCTGAAGACTATGCAAGTGCATCGATTCCAATGTTCAATATTGTTTATGGTCCGGAAAAAACAAGGAAATATATATTAATTTATAGCGTGTTGCTGGTATTAACCAGCTTGCTTCCAGCTCTATTTTTGAAAAAGGCTTTACTTTATCTAAGCATAGCAATTTTTGCAGGTTGCATCTTTATTTGGTACGCTATATCAATTCTCAGATTCAAGAACCACAACTCACAGAAACAAATGTTTTCTTACTCAATTTCTTATCTATTTTCCCTATTCGCCAGTATTATTTTTTGTTCTATTGATTTATTTTAG
- a CDS encoding transposase translates to MSFSYYNMKKYPRNFRNITGLTIEEFEKVVEKVRSGWEKQKKCHGRRSKLPTLEDKLFCVILYYRTYITHRFLGCLFNVHNANVCRLLKRIEPLLAKKVTITKDRSMTPEKILKILADVTEQQIQRPEDSKKRKKSYSGKKRTNTMKTEIIIEEGGRILSVSKSYRGRISDFRIRKQEKYLPLDSIKHADSGYQGWQKLQSNVIIPYKKYRKKPLTPEHNRRLASFRMRVENKIREIKIFKIMSNVYRNFQKKYNLRFNIIAGIVNLKHAF, encoded by the coding sequence ATGAGCTTTAGTTACTATAATATGAAAAAATACCCAAGAAACTTTCGTAATATAACAGGTTTAACTATAGAGGAGTTCGAAAAAGTAGTGGAAAAAGTGAGGTCTGGATGGGAAAAACAGAAAAAGTGTCATGGTAGAAGATCAAAACTACCAACTCTGGAAGATAAGTTGTTTTGCGTAATTTTGTACTATCGCACTTACATAACACATAGATTTTTAGGATGCCTATTCAATGTACACAACGCAAATGTATGTAGGTTACTTAAGAGAATAGAGCCATTACTCGCCAAAAAAGTGACTATAACAAAAGATAGAAGTATGACGCCAGAAAAAATACTGAAGATTTTGGCTGATGTTACAGAACAGCAAATACAGAGACCAGAAGATAGTAAAAAACGGAAGAAATCATATTCAGGAAAAAAAAGAACCAACACTATGAAAACTGAGATTATTATCGAAGAAGGAGGAAGAATTTTATCAGTGTCAAAGTCATACCGTGGTAGAATTAGTGATTTCCGCATAAGGAAACAAGAAAAATATTTACCACTTGATAGCATAAAACATGCCGATTCTGGATATCAAGGTTGGCAAAAATTGCAAAGCAATGTTATAATTCCATATAAAAAGTATCGTAAAAAGCCATTAACTCCAGAGCATAATAGAAGATTAGCATCATTTAGAATGAGAGTAGAAAACAAGATCCGAGAGATAAAGATATTTAAGATTATGTCGAATGTTTATCGCAATTTTCAGAAAAAATATAACCTGAGGTTCAATATTATTGCTGGTATTGTAAATCTTAAGCACGCCTTTTAG
- a CDS encoding substrate-binding domain-containing protein translates to MLRNFFLIFVFVLFTPLSNADARKYIRIVGSSTVFPFISFVAEEFNRVFSFKTPVVESIGSGSGFKMFCSGIGEDTPDITTSSRPMKEVERELCKRNKINEVIEIIIGYDGIVIANSNQSHRFDFTKKDLFETLSAYSQENDKLVKNNKKFWSDVNQALPKTEIEIYGPHQNTGTYETLVNSIMLNQYSCMNSRIFKENYKDQEERKKACGNIRDDGRYIEVGINENIIIQKLKSNKNALGIFSFSFLMRNQDKIQGSTIAGIEPTYENISSGKYILARPLYLYIKKEHLDTVDGLREFIKEIIDSTGIEGGYLSRLGLIPLSSEDIKKASAKVYDIT, encoded by the coding sequence ATGCTTAGAAACTTTTTCCTGATTTTTGTATTCGTATTATTCACGCCGCTGTCAAATGCTGATGCCAGGAAATACATCAGAATTGTTGGATCTTCAACCGTTTTTCCTTTTATCTCATTTGTAGCCGAGGAGTTCAATCGTGTATTCTCTTTTAAGACTCCAGTTGTGGAATCGATAGGAAGTGGATCAGGGTTCAAAATGTTTTGCTCAGGAATAGGGGAAGACACACCAGACATCACCACTTCATCTCGTCCTATGAAGGAAGTAGAAAGAGAACTATGTAAAAGAAATAAAATTAATGAAGTGATAGAGATCATCATTGGCTATGATGGAATTGTCATTGCAAATTCAAATCAAAGCCATAGATTTGATTTCACAAAGAAGGACTTATTTGAAACTTTATCTGCATATTCTCAAGAAAATGATAAATTAGTAAAAAATAATAAGAAGTTTTGGTCTGATGTAAATCAAGCCTTACCAAAAACAGAAATTGAAATTTATGGTCCACATCAAAATACAGGCACATACGAAACTTTGGTTAATTCTATTATGCTCAATCAATATTCATGCATGAACTCGAGAATTTTCAAAGAGAATTATAAAGATCAGGAAGAAAGAAAGAAAGCATGTGGTAATATAAGGGATGACGGAAGGTATATAGAAGTTGGAATTAATGAAAACATAATAATACAAAAATTGAAAAGTAATAAGAACGCTTTAGGGATATTTAGTTTTAGCTTTTTAATGAGGAATCAAGATAAAATACAAGGGAGCACAATTGCAGGAATTGAGCCAACTTACGAAAATATATCATCGGGAAAATATATATTAGCAAGACCTCTATACCTTTATATAAAGAAAGAACACCTGGATACTGTTGATGGATTAAGAGAATTCATAAAAGAAATTATAGATTCGACCGGTATTGAAGGTGGGTACCTATCTAGGCTTGGTCTAATCCCACTTTCAAGTGAAGATATAAAGAAAGCTTCAGCAAAAGTTTATGATATAACGTGA
- the dcd gene encoding dCTP deaminase — translation MAVMPDKWIREKAENFGMIEPFVDHKSSKGVISFGLSSYGYDARVDNKFKIFTNVNSAIVDPKNFSENSFIDKETDVCIIPPNSFVLASTVEYFRIPRNVLVICVGKSTYARCGIIVNVTPLEPGWEGHVTLEFSNTTPLPAKIYANEGACQFVFLSGESECEKSYDDMKGKYMNQHGITLPLVK, via the coding sequence ATGGCAGTTATGCCAGATAAATGGATAAGAGAAAAAGCTGAAAATTTTGGAATGATAGAGCCTTTTGTGGATCACAAAAGCAGTAAAGGTGTCATATCTTTCGGACTATCGTCTTATGGGTATGATGCAAGAGTGGATAATAAATTTAAAATTTTTACTAACGTTAATTCAGCCATCGTGGACCCTAAAAATTTCTCTGAGAATAGTTTTATAGATAAAGAAACAGACGTATGCATAATTCCACCAAATAGCTTTGTGCTTGCAAGCACAGTGGAATATTTTCGTATACCAAGAAATGTACTGGTCATTTGTGTTGGTAAATCAACTTACGCAAGGTGTGGAATTATAGTAAACGTTACTCCCTTAGAACCTGGATGGGAAGGTCATGTCACACTCGAATTCTCAAACACCACCCCACTTCCTGCAAAAATTTACGCTAATGAAGGCGCATGCCAATTCGTATTTTTAAGCGGCGAAAGTGAGTGTGAAAAATCATATGATGATATGAAAGGAAAATATATGAATCAGCACGGTATCACTTTGCCGCTGGTAAAGTGA
- the ctaD gene encoding cytochrome c oxidase subunit I, whose product MSDVPKGIKRWLFSTNHKDIGTLYIIFSILAGIIGGLLSVIIRTQLMHINILNNNYQLYNVMVTGHALIMVFFMIMPALMGGFGNWFVPLMIGAPDMAFPRMNNLSFWLLVSSFILLILSVFIGEGPGTGWTLYPPLSQVMSHPSAGVDIAILALHVAGMSSIVGAINFIVTIFNMRIKGMSLTKMPLFVWSVLLTAFMLIVALPVLAGAITMLLTDRNVGTSFFDPAGGGDPVLFQHLFWFFGHPEVYVIIFPAFGIISQVVSTFSHRPVFGYIGMVYAMIGIAVFGFMVWAHHMFTVGLSVDAAAFFSTTTIFIGVITGVKVFSWIATMWGGAIEFKTPMLFALGFIFMFVGGGITGIILSHGGIDKLLHDTYYVVAHFHYVMSLAALFGAFAGFYYWIGKMSGKQYNERLGQIHFWLTFISTNITFLPQHFLGSAGMPRRIPDYPDAFIPWNYISSIGSYMSFVSVIFFVFIVIHLFKWGKKAGDNPWEGDTLEWTVSSPPPFHTFEKPPVVK is encoded by the coding sequence ATGAGTGACGTACCAAAGGGCATAAAGCGTTGGTTGTTTTCCACTAATCATAAAGACATAGGAACACTGTACATTATTTTTTCCATATTAGCTGGAATTATTGGTGGATTGTTATCGGTGATTATTCGCACTCAACTAATGCACATTAATATACTTAACAATAATTATCAATTATATAACGTAATGGTTACAGGGCATGCGTTGATAATGGTGTTTTTTATGATAATGCCAGCCCTCATGGGAGGATTCGGTAACTGGTTTGTACCTCTCATGATTGGCGCACCAGATATGGCATTTCCTCGTATGAATAATTTAAGTTTTTGGTTGTTAGTGTCATCTTTTATTTTGCTCATTCTCTCAGTGTTTATTGGTGAAGGTCCAGGTACAGGTTGGACTTTATACCCACCTTTATCACAGGTAATGTCCCATCCAAGTGCAGGAGTTGACATTGCTATACTTGCACTTCATGTTGCTGGTATGTCGTCAATTGTTGGGGCGATCAACTTTATAGTTACTATATTTAACATGCGCATAAAAGGCATGTCATTAACTAAGATGCCACTGTTTGTTTGGTCTGTCTTGCTAACAGCATTTATGTTGATTGTTGCTTTACCAGTGCTTGCCGGTGCTATAACTATGCTTCTTACTGATCGCAATGTTGGTACTTCCTTTTTTGATCCTGCTGGTGGCGGAGATCCTGTGTTATTTCAACATCTATTTTGGTTTTTTGGTCATCCAGAAGTTTACGTAATTATTTTTCCTGCATTTGGCATCATAAGTCAGGTTGTATCAACTTTTTCTCACAGACCTGTATTTGGTTACATAGGGATGGTTTATGCAATGATAGGTATAGCAGTATTTGGCTTTATGGTTTGGGCTCATCATATGTTCACTGTCGGGCTTAGTGTTGACGCTGCTGCATTTTTTAGCACTACCACAATTTTTATCGGTGTTATAACTGGTGTAAAAGTCTTTAGCTGGATTGCAACTATGTGGGGTGGAGCAATTGAGTTTAAGACCCCTATGCTATTTGCACTAGGTTTTATTTTCATGTTTGTTGGCGGTGGCATAACGGGAATAATTCTTTCTCATGGTGGAATAGATAAGCTTCTGCATGATACCTACTATGTTGTTGCTCACTTCCATTATGTCATGTCACTTGCTGCATTATTTGGAGCTTTTGCTGGCTTTTATTATTGGATTGGTAAGATGTCGGGTAAACAATATAATGAGCGCTTAGGTCAAATCCACTTTTGGCTTACTTTTATTAGTACCAATATCACTTTTTTACCTCAACATTTCTTAGGATCAGCTGGCATGCCAAGGCGTATACCTGATTATCCTGATGCGTTTATCCCTTGGAATTATATATCCTCAATTGGCTCATATATGTCCTTTGTTTCAGTTATATTTTTTGTGTTTATAGTTATACATCTCTTTAAATGGGGCAAAAAAGCTGGAGATAATCCTTGGGAAGGTGACACCTTGGAATGGACGGTATCTTCACCACCACCTTTTCATACTTTCGAAAAGCCACCAGTGGTAAAATAG
- the coxB gene encoding cytochrome c oxidase subunit II, which translates to MVKLFALLIIFYSNISVASAPTSWQFGFPAPATEVMEAVVRSHSFVMVVMIAIMLFVWALLAYVVFRFRKSKVANVSQTNHNVLLEIVWFVIPTIIVGILAFENAKLLKLQEEIPKADITLKVIGHQWYWSYQYPEYQGVSFDSYIKGKEDFIEGDLKLFSVDNNIVLPINTNVRLQVTAGDVIHSWGVPAFGVKIDAIPGRLNEAWFNIKKSGVYYGQCYELCGQGHGFMPIVVEAVSKEDFNKWIENRKLVS; encoded by the coding sequence ATGGTGAAGTTATTTGCACTATTGATAATATTTTACTCAAATATATCTGTTGCCTCTGCTCCTACTTCCTGGCAATTTGGATTTCCTGCTCCTGCAACTGAAGTAATGGAGGCTGTAGTTAGGTCACATTCGTTTGTAATGGTTGTGATGATTGCAATAATGCTTTTTGTGTGGGCGCTGCTTGCTTATGTAGTATTTCGCTTTCGTAAAAGCAAAGTGGCAAACGTAAGCCAAACTAACCACAATGTCCTTTTAGAAATTGTTTGGTTTGTTATACCAACGATTATTGTTGGTATATTAGCCTTTGAAAACGCTAAATTACTGAAGCTACAGGAAGAAATACCGAAAGCTGATATAACACTGAAAGTTATTGGCCATCAATGGTATTGGAGTTACCAATATCCAGAATATCAAGGTGTGTCATTTGATAGTTATATTAAGGGAAAAGAAGACTTTATCGAAGGAGATTTAAAGCTATTCTCTGTTGATAACAACATCGTTTTACCCATTAATACTAACGTTCGTTTACAAGTTACAGCAGGAGATGTGATACACAGCTGGGGAGTACCAGCTTTCGGTGTAAAAATTGATGCGATACCAGGTAGGCTGAATGAGGCGTGGTTTAATATCAAAAAGTCTGGTGTTTATTACGGGCAGTGCTATGAATTGTGTGGTCAAGGCCATGGATTTATGCCAATTGTTGTTGAAGCAGTAAGCAAAGAAGATTTTAATAAGTGGATTGAAAATAGAAAATTAGTGAGTTAA
- a CDS encoding transposase — MSFSYYNMKKHPRNFRNITGLTIEEFEKVVEKVRSGWEKQKKCHGRRSKLPTLEDKLFCVILYYRTYITHRFLGCLFNVHNANVCRLLKRIEPLLAKKVTITKDRSMTPEKILKILADVTEQQIQRPEDSKKRKKSYSGKKRTNTMKTEIIIEEGGRILSVSKSYRGRISDFRIRKQEKYLPLDSIKHADSGYQGWQKLQSNVIIPYKKYRKKPLTPEYNRRLASFRMRVENKIREIKIFKIMSNVYRNFQKKYNLRFNIIAGIVNLKHAF; from the coding sequence ATGAGCTTTAGTTACTATAATATGAAAAAACACCCAAGAAACTTTCGTAATATAACAGGTTTAACTATAGAGGAGTTCGAAAAAGTAGTGGAAAAAGTGAGGTCTGGATGGGAAAAACAGAAAAAGTGTCATGGTAGAAGATCAAAACTACCAACTCTGGAAGATAAGTTGTTTTGCGTAATTTTGTACTATCGCACTTACATAACACATAGATTTTTAGGATGCCTATTCAATGTACACAACGCAAATGTATGTAGGTTACTTAAGAGAATAGAGCCATTACTCGCCAAAAAAGTGACTATAACAAAAGATAGAAGTATGACGCCAGAAAAAATACTGAAGATTTTGGCTGATGTTACAGAACAGCAAATACAGAGACCAGAAGATAGTAAAAAACGGAAGAAATCATATTCAGGAAAAAAAAGAACCAACACTATGAAAACTGAGATTATTATCGAAGAAGGAGGAAGAATTTTATCAGTGTCAAAGTCATACCGTGGTAGAATTAGTGATTTCCGCATAAGGAAACAAGAAAAATATTTACCACTTGATAGCATAAAACATGCCGATTCTGGATATCAAGGTTGGCAAAAATTGCAAAGCAATGTTATAATTCCATATAAAAAGTATCGTAAAAAGCCATTAACTCCAGAGTATAATAGAAGATTAGCATCATTTAGAATGAGAGTAGAAAACAAGATCCGAGAGATAAAGATATTTAAGATTATGTCGAATGTTTATCGCAATTTTCAGAAAAAATATAACCTGAGGTTCAATATTATTGCTGGTATTGTAAATCTTAAGCACGCCTTTTAG
- a CDS encoding multidrug effflux MFS transporter: MILSVAIVDMATDLYSVALPSIANYFKVEGSVVQLTISLNLVGFAVSGLIYGPLSDHYGRRPMMLIGMTIFTLASVMCYIADSIMLLILIRFIQGAGAGVAGVVGYAAIRDMYSGSEYSRVISKLNMVVALSPGIAPVVGSYIISHGYSWKFLFFIMSLVAIPMLIFIYFKLQETLTVNKNETSITTNIFKQYISIFRNYRFLGFSAIHGLTFMWLWAYVANYPFIFESMGIKVQYFGYLISIIVIFYIIGTLINRRYVLKVGVSKMLIIGLVLPIISDSLLVYFYFADKLNILILQVAWIPANIGLALIISNNVTSALETIKGIGLGSAVLSFCNMMFGAIGIYIVGKFFRYGILPNLLLTIACSTIAILMYSLLKCTEKHGHYLRDPGT, translated from the coding sequence ATGATATTGTCTGTAGCAATTGTCGATATGGCAACTGACCTATACTCAGTTGCACTACCAAGCATTGCCAATTATTTTAAAGTAGAAGGCAGTGTAGTGCAGCTTACAATTAGCTTGAATCTAGTTGGATTTGCAGTATCTGGATTAATTTATGGGCCATTGTCAGACCATTATGGTAGGCGTCCAATGATGCTGATTGGTATGACAATTTTTACTTTGGCAAGTGTCATGTGTTATATAGCCGACAGTATTATGCTCTTGATACTAATTCGCTTCATACAAGGAGCAGGGGCTGGTGTTGCAGGTGTTGTTGGGTATGCAGCAATAAGGGATATGTACTCGGGTAGTGAATACTCGAGAGTAATTTCAAAGTTAAATATGGTAGTGGCACTCTCACCTGGAATAGCTCCAGTGGTGGGCAGTTATATAATTTCACATGGGTACAGTTGGAAATTTTTGTTTTTTATTATGTCACTTGTGGCAATTCCTATGCTTATTTTTATTTACTTTAAGTTACAAGAAACACTCACTGTGAATAAAAATGAAACCAGTATAACTACTAATATCTTCAAACAATATATATCAATATTTAGAAATTATCGTTTCCTTGGGTTTTCAGCCATTCATGGATTAACTTTCATGTGGCTTTGGGCATACGTTGCTAACTATCCTTTCATATTTGAATCGATGGGCATTAAAGTACAGTATTTTGGCTACCTCATATCGATCATAGTTATATTTTACATAATTGGAACTTTAATTAATAGAAGGTATGTACTAAAAGTAGGGGTGAGCAAAATGCTAATAATAGGTTTGGTGTTACCGATAATATCCGATAGTTTATTGGTATATTTTTATTTCGCGGACAAGTTAAATATATTAATTCTTCAAGTTGCCTGGATTCCAGCCAATATTGGGCTTGCATTAATAATAAGTAATAACGTAACTTCTGCTTTAGAAACGATCAAAGGTATAGGGCTTGGTAGTGCAGTCCTCTCATTCTGCAATATGATGTTTGGGGCTATTGGAATATATATAGTAGGAAAATTTTTTCGCTATGGTATTTTACCAAATTTACTATTAACAATAGCATGCTCTACAATTGCGATTCTTATGTACAGCCTGCTCAAATGTACTGAAAAACACGGGCATTATTTGCGTGATCCAGGAACATAG
- the rnhA gene encoding ribonuclease HI, whose amino-acid sequence MSKKEVTIYTDGACSGNPGAGGWAAIILFQDYRKDIYGREENTTNNKMELTAVINGLKVLKFSCNINLYMDSLYVKHGITEWINKWKMNGWKTSNKKSVKNMELWKELDNVASQHEIDWKWVKAHSGDKYNEEADSLARKAIIDA is encoded by the coding sequence ATGAGCAAAAAGGAAGTGACAATATACACAGATGGGGCGTGTTCTGGTAATCCTGGAGCGGGAGGATGGGCAGCTATCATATTATTTCAAGATTACAGAAAAGACATTTATGGTAGAGAAGAAAATACCACAAACAATAAAATGGAGTTAACAGCGGTGATCAATGGGCTGAAAGTATTGAAATTTTCTTGTAATATTAATTTATATATGGATAGTCTTTATGTTAAACATGGCATAACAGAGTGGATAAATAAGTGGAAAATGAATGGCTGGAAAACAAGTAATAAAAAATCAGTAAAAAATATGGAATTGTGGAAAGAGCTAGACAACGTTGCTTCACAACACGAAATTGATTGGAAGTGGGTTAAAGCACACAGTGGCGATAAGTATAATGAGGAGGCTGATAGTTTAGCAAGAAAAGCAATAATCGATGCTTAA
- a CDS encoding ankyrin repeat domain-containing protein: MKDSEVRFDRELEKYENELKKLEQERYSIKHVMHEYDQWKKCGFDVNYVFKDSSKEFTLLHFAANFGDTNVTKLLLEEGANIDIKDQNKNTPLHLAASNGHTDIVKLLMEKEPDLSVVNKEGNTSLHLAASNGHTDIVKLLVEKGSDLSAVNKDGGTPLQIAFYNNHTEIVKYLMEKEPRMKEVLEHLVRCVVESKTHKLLKGSTPLHLAAVYDCTEIVESLLEKGKNPLSKDIDGKTPRELATDKNLVQIFRVAEIKQQEYDATKWGIVSGGSTAALGATVAATLFATVFTVGFLPIVGAVAAITTSALAIGGATYMVLKPNTE, from the coding sequence TTGAAAGATAGTGAAGTAAGGTTTGATAGAGAATTGGAGAAATATGAGAATGAGCTCAAAAAATTAGAACAGGAACGTTATAGTATAAAACACGTGATGCATGAATATGATCAGTGGAAAAAATGCGGGTTTGATGTAAATTATGTTTTTAAAGACAGCTCAAAAGAATTTACGTTATTACACTTTGCTGCGAATTTTGGAGATACAAATGTTACAAAATTGCTGTTAGAGGAAGGAGCAAATATTGATATAAAAGATCAAAACAAAAATACTCCCCTGCACTTAGCTGCTTCCAATGGTCATACAGATATAGTAAAACTTCTAATGGAAAAAGAACCAGACCTTAGTGTAGTGAATAAAGAAGGAAATACTTCTCTGCACTTAGCTGCTTCTAATGGTCATACAGACATAGTAAAGCTTTTAGTGGAAAAAGGTTCAGATTTGAGTGCGGTAAATAAGGATGGAGGTACTCCTTTACAGATAGCTTTCTATAATAATCATACAGAAATAGTTAAGTACCTAATGGAAAAAGAGCCAAGAATGAAAGAAGTCTTAGAGCATTTAGTGAGATGTGTAGTAGAAAGCAAAACGCATAAGTTACTAAAAGGTAGTACTCCTTTACATCTAGCTGCTGTTTATGACTGTACAGAAATAGTAGAATCTTTACTGGAAAAAGGGAAAAATCCTTTATCGAAGGATATTGATGGTAAAACTCCAAGAGAGTTAGCTACAGACAAAAATTTGGTACAGATTTTTAGGGTTGCAGAAATAAAACAACAAGAATATGATGCGACCAAGTGGGGTATTGTTAGTGGTGGATCAACAGCAGCACTTGGTGCAACTGTAGCGGCAACGCTCTTTGCAACAGTATTTACAGTTGGATTTCTGCCTATAGTGGGAGCAGTTGCTGCAATTACAACATCTGCGTTAGCAATTGGTGGAGCTACATATATGGTTTTGAAGCCCAATACTGAGTAA
- a CDS encoding phage tail protein: MVEKMFLWAWDARPFPYFPNLCDMWADCHNWQTGHWIQGKLSQLSISDVLSDLLQKAGLKSDQFDTSNVKGLLSEYVINDQQPVRSIIKMLQSCYFFDVVEQDSKLKFVQKGRGVTTVMPIGETVFSNNSKLVNISQLDLNNKVNVVYFNRNFGYPIDVKYAELPKQGTAITVEIPLIMEEGEAQNIAEVLLYSSWQERNIYNFKLPIKYAWLVPSDVITILDGEKKHTVRIIKTKFESMAIQVIGVGYDSSIYKLSFLSTRSLMLKEYPPSHISKTIIEMIDLPHIKDNIASFTLTGEEENWRGATLFISYNDKDYKPIASTNKQSTYGYVMESTDEGLVIVLRFGKLSSMSPIANSNLALVGKEVIKFQNAELIDKNKYKLSDLTRGQKGTKDATGEKFVLLDDSIISFEVQRGKKFYLKAVTYGDSLDNTEAKVLNN, translated from the coding sequence ATGGTGGAGAAAATGTTTCTCTGGGCATGGGATGCAAGACCATTTCCTTATTTTCCCAATTTATGTGATATGTGGGCTGATTGCCATAACTGGCAGACAGGCCATTGGATTCAGGGAAAGCTTTCACAGCTTAGTATTTCTGATGTTTTATCGGATCTATTACAAAAAGCAGGTTTAAAAAGCGATCAGTTCGATACAAGCAACGTCAAAGGGTTATTGTCTGAATATGTGATAAACGACCAGCAACCCGTACGTTCAATTATTAAAATGCTGCAAAGTTGCTATTTTTTTGATGTGGTTGAACAGGACTCTAAACTGAAATTTGTCCAAAAGGGCAGGGGAGTTACAACTGTAATGCCAATTGGTGAAACGGTTTTCAGTAACAATTCAAAACTTGTTAATATTAGTCAACTGGATTTAAACAATAAAGTTAACGTCGTTTATTTTAATCGCAATTTTGGCTATCCAATTGATGTTAAATATGCTGAGTTGCCAAAGCAAGGCACTGCTATAACAGTTGAAATACCGCTCATTATGGAGGAGGGAGAGGCGCAAAATATAGCTGAGGTTTTACTTTATTCTTCGTGGCAAGAGAGAAATATATACAATTTCAAGCTGCCGATAAAATATGCGTGGCTTGTGCCAAGTGATGTAATAACGATTTTAGACGGTGAGAAAAAGCATACGGTGAGAATTATAAAAACAAAATTTGAAAGCATGGCCATTCAAGTAATTGGCGTTGGTTATGACAGCTCCATATATAAGCTTTCTTTTCTTTCAACAAGGTCACTTATGCTGAAGGAATACCCTCCTTCTCACATCAGTAAAACCATCATAGAAATGATAGATTTACCGCACATTAAAGATAATATTGCAAGCTTTACTTTAACTGGCGAAGAGGAGAATTGGAGGGGAGCAACACTCTTTATTTCGTACAACGATAAGGATTATAAGCCTATCGCAAGCACAAATAAACAATCTACTTACGGATATGTAATGGAATCTACCGATGAGGGGCTTGTAATAGTATTACGTTTTGGTAAGCTGTCAAGCATGAGCCCAATTGCAAACTCAAATTTAGCACTAGTTGGAAAAGAGGTAATAAAATTCCAGAATGCTGAACTCATAGATAAAAATAAATACAAATTGAGTGATCTTACCAGAGGACAAAAAGGCACTAAAGATGCCACAGGTGAAAAATTTGTTCTACTTGATGATTCAATAATATCTTTCGAAGTGCAAAGAGGAAAAAAGTTTTACCTAAAAGCAGTCACTTACGGTGATTCATTGGATAACACGGAGGCGAAGGTCCTGAATAATTGA